In a genomic window of Microterricola viridarii:
- a CDS encoding Fic family protein, with protein sequence MHIDVTNQAWPSHGVETLPWRQQVRGGTREDRMLSSVDATIPPLIKTLDYVPPLPVLLATEKALLAVAQADTDAERHSAALSRFMMRSESVASSKIERITATAVDYAKAIAGNRGNASAVSMVAASSALHELITTVDECGRFELEHITSAHRALMADDPDEASYAGLLRDMQNWIGGSDYSPRDALHVPPAPERVAELMTDLVAYLNRDDVPVMVQAAIGHAQFESIHAFTDGNGRIGRALVSAVLRRRGVTRNAVVPLASGLLARRDEYFASLGDYRRGDPAPLIDLFARSARAAAECSRDTIARLKAMPDEWAAELRPRAGSAAAALIQAFYDHPVMSADEIETRSGSVASQAYRAIDQLVEKGYLTEITGRKKNRVWAASEVLAELDDLDRRIQAAME encoded by the coding sequence ATGCACATCGATGTCACCAATCAGGCTTGGCCTTCGCACGGGGTTGAGACTCTGCCCTGGCGTCAGCAGGTGCGCGGTGGCACGCGCGAAGATCGGATGCTTAGTTCGGTCGACGCGACAATCCCGCCGCTGATCAAGACGCTCGACTACGTGCCGCCGCTGCCTGTGCTGCTTGCAACTGAGAAGGCCCTCCTCGCCGTCGCCCAGGCTGATACCGATGCCGAACGTCACTCCGCGGCGCTCAGCCGCTTTATGATGCGTTCGGAATCTGTGGCCTCCTCGAAGATTGAGCGCATCACCGCAACCGCGGTTGACTACGCCAAAGCGATCGCCGGCAATCGGGGCAACGCCTCTGCGGTGAGCATGGTCGCAGCCTCGTCCGCGCTGCATGAGCTCATCACGACTGTCGATGAGTGCGGGCGCTTCGAGCTTGAGCACATCACGAGCGCGCACCGCGCGCTGATGGCCGACGACCCAGACGAGGCCAGCTACGCCGGCCTTCTGCGTGACATGCAGAACTGGATAGGCGGGAGCGACTACTCGCCCCGCGATGCTCTCCATGTGCCGCCGGCGCCCGAGCGAGTCGCTGAGCTGATGACGGATCTCGTGGCCTACCTCAACCGCGACGACGTTCCGGTGATGGTGCAGGCCGCGATCGGTCATGCCCAGTTCGAGTCGATCCACGCCTTCACCGACGGCAACGGTCGCATCGGGCGCGCGCTGGTCTCTGCTGTGCTGCGTCGTCGCGGAGTCACTCGTAATGCCGTCGTTCCGCTCGCCAGTGGTCTGCTTGCCCGCCGTGACGAGTATTTTGCATCGCTTGGCGATTACCGCCGCGGCGACCCCGCGCCGCTCATTGACCTTTTCGCGCGCTCGGCGCGTGCTGCCGCCGAGTGCTCGCGTGACACCATCGCTCGCCTGAAGGCGATGCCCGATGAGTGGGCCGCAGAGCTACGCCCACGCGCCGGGTCGGCTGCCGCCGCGCTGATTCAGGCGTTCTACGACCACCCGGTGATGAGCGCTGACGAGATCGAGACCCGTTCCGGCTCAGTTGCATCCCAGGCCTACCGCGCCATCGACCAGCTCGTCGAGAAGGGGTACCTCACGGAGATCACGGGGCGCAAGAAGAACCGTGTCTGGGCTGCGTCTGAAGTGTTGGCCGAGCTCGACGATCTCGACCGGCGCATCCAAGCCGCGATGGAGTGA
- a CDS encoding TA system antitoxin ParD family protein, translated as MSTTTPMRVDVDLVDAAKSVGALESRSATQQLSHWARIGRELETSPGTNHRDIQRVLAGEAGYEYDDLEERDQAVVRASWNEQIEKRRASLNFAEEFTRAGRSWTEADAQGRVVKHGSVAEAALKAEPKATGAAKATRGSRQKSASGTIRVVKASAASRALRNASASKVTIVVKDAGAPTSARARSNS; from the coding sequence ATGAGCACCACCACCCCCATGCGCGTAGACGTCGACCTCGTCGACGCCGCCAAATCCGTTGGAGCGCTGGAAAGCCGCAGTGCGACGCAGCAGCTCAGCCACTGGGCACGGATCGGGCGTGAGCTCGAGACGTCTCCTGGCACGAACCACCGCGACATTCAGCGTGTTCTCGCCGGAGAAGCCGGCTACGAGTACGACGACCTCGAAGAGCGCGACCAAGCCGTGGTTCGAGCGAGCTGGAACGAGCAGATCGAGAAGCGTCGCGCCAGCCTCAACTTCGCCGAGGAATTCACGAGAGCTGGTCGATCATGGACCGAGGCCGATGCCCAGGGACGAGTCGTCAAGCACGGCAGCGTCGCGGAAGCAGCCCTCAAAGCAGAACCGAAGGCCACAGGCGCCGCAAAGGCTACACGCGGTTCGAGGCAGAAGAGCGCATCGGGAACGATACGCGTGGTGAAAGCCTCGGCCGCATCGAGGGCCTTGCGTAACGCAAGTGCATCGAAAGTCACCATCGTGGTGAAAGACGCAGGCGCGCCGACGTCTGCGCGCGCGAGAAGCAACTCGTAA
- a CDS encoding metallophosphoesterase family protein — MHEQKLLSNRLQSTALPFSNDETHVVMAGDWHGNTDWIGKAIPSIARETSGVRTILHAGDFGIWSGVRGRKYLDAIDFWCDRAGIARVLVTPGNHEDWDWLDREFSAQPGKPVELSTTVEVLPRGYRFEIGNRILVSFGGAASVDFDLRKPGIDWFPGELPTEQDVLHAISGGPVDVLLTHETIDGGTPATELVLSNNPMRWSPKALEYSIQSRALVTRVWEEVAPKLLFHGHMHVADATRLVSGQQVVSLGRDGQAKNLALLELSTLDWQWLNGAPKPPGVRRTRDWETQFMTRPKIEEKDG; from the coding sequence ATGCATGAGCAGAAACTCTTGAGCAACAGGCTGCAATCCACAGCCCTGCCGTTCTCGAACGACGAAACTCATGTGGTGATGGCGGGCGACTGGCACGGCAACACCGACTGGATCGGCAAAGCAATCCCGTCGATTGCCCGCGAGACCTCGGGCGTCAGAACGATCTTGCACGCTGGCGATTTCGGCATCTGGTCCGGCGTGCGAGGTCGCAAATACCTCGACGCCATTGACTTCTGGTGCGACAGGGCAGGGATTGCCCGGGTACTGGTAACCCCAGGGAACCATGAGGACTGGGATTGGCTCGACAGAGAGTTCAGTGCGCAGCCGGGCAAGCCGGTAGAGCTGAGCACGACAGTTGAGGTGCTCCCCCGCGGCTACCGATTCGAGATTGGCAACCGGATACTCGTTTCATTCGGCGGTGCAGCCTCCGTCGACTTCGATTTGCGGAAACCGGGTATCGACTGGTTCCCCGGTGAGTTGCCGACGGAACAGGACGTACTGCATGCCATCAGCGGTGGTCCTGTAGATGTCCTACTCACGCATGAAACGATCGACGGGGGCACCCCAGCTACAGAGTTGGTACTCAGCAACAACCCGATGCGCTGGAGCCCAAAAGCGCTCGAGTACTCAATCCAGTCGCGTGCACTCGTCACCCGCGTCTGGGAAGAAGTCGCACCGAAGCTGCTGTTTCACGGCCACATGCATGTTGCAGATGCGACCAGACTCGTCTCTGGCCAGCAGGTGGTTTCGCTCGGGCGTGACGGCCAGGCCAAGAATCTCGCTCTCCTTGAACTGTCGACTCTGGACTGGCAATGGCTGAATGGTGCACCGAAGCCGCCAGGTGTTCGGCGCACAAGAGACTGGGAGACCCAGTTCATGACAAGACCAAAGATCGAGGAAAAAGATGGCTGA
- a CDS encoding zeta toxin family protein, translating into MPILYLLAGPNGAGKSTYVSHLLDPTTKLPFVNADMIAAERWPDAQAEHAGDASMAAADERAELMANRSSFITETVFSHISKLELVTEAVDLGYLVELHVILVPVELAVNRVHERVKDGGHRVPEHKIRERYERLWGYVAKARTKAHTTTFFDNSSAREPFRPAASYQNGLLIGTPSWPAWAPAELTA; encoded by the coding sequence TTGCCTATCCTCTACCTCCTCGCCGGGCCGAACGGCGCAGGAAAGTCCACCTACGTCTCCCACCTTCTCGACCCGACAACCAAACTGCCTTTTGTGAACGCCGACATGATCGCAGCGGAACGCTGGCCGGATGCACAGGCCGAGCATGCGGGCGATGCCTCTATGGCGGCAGCTGACGAACGCGCAGAATTGATGGCAAACCGCTCATCCTTCATCACTGAGACCGTGTTCAGCCACATCAGCAAACTCGAGCTCGTCACCGAGGCAGTCGATCTCGGATACCTCGTCGAACTACACGTAATCCTTGTTCCCGTCGAACTCGCAGTGAACCGAGTCCACGAGCGCGTGAAGGACGGCGGTCATCGCGTGCCCGAACACAAGATCCGCGAGCGCTACGAACGCTTGTGGGGGTACGTCGCGAAGGCCCGTACTAAGGCACACACCACGACATTCTTCGACAACAGCTCCGCCAGAGAACCTTTCCGCCCCGCCGCGTCCTACCAGAACGGTCTGCTCATCGGCACGCCCTCGTGGCCAGCCTGGGCGCCGGCGGAACTCACCGCCTGA
- a CDS encoding DUF1643 domain-containing protein codes for MDQSQWVYERAADGSARFVLGTVGENPLVCFGINPSTATPDALDRTVKRVSSFAADNGYDSWTMLNVYPQISTDPKGLDRMHRADLKAENERNIAKVLGGRPSDQPRTLLAAWGGLIESRAYLPMLLRDIVQLTADAGCEWMSLGQPTKDGHPRHPLYVRGDTALQPFSADRFVQASL; via the coding sequence GTGGATCAGAGCCAATGGGTCTATGAGCGGGCGGCCGACGGTTCGGCGCGATTCGTGCTGGGAACGGTCGGTGAGAATCCGCTCGTCTGCTTCGGGATCAATCCGAGCACCGCGACGCCGGATGCACTGGATCGTACGGTCAAGCGCGTGAGCAGTTTCGCGGCCGACAACGGCTACGACAGCTGGACGATGCTGAACGTCTACCCGCAGATCTCTACCGACCCGAAGGGTCTCGATCGCATGCACCGGGCCGATCTCAAGGCCGAGAATGAGCGGAACATCGCGAAGGTGCTGGGTGGCCGGCCGAGCGACCAGCCGCGCACTCTCCTCGCCGCTTGGGGCGGGCTCATCGAGTCCAGGGCCTATCTGCCCATGTTGCTTCGGGACATCGTGCAGCTGACTGCGGATGCTGGTTGCGAGTGGATGTCACTGGGCCAACCGACCAAGGACGGCCACCCGCGTCATCCGCTGTATGTCCGGGGCGACACGGCTCTCCAGCCGTTCAGCGCCGATCGGTTCGTGCAAGCGTCGCTCTGA
- a CDS encoding DUF4352 domain-containing protein, giving the protein MATPELPTPGPQQTTPQPQQPPLTQPEYAAPVQTPPGPPAQPVKEKPRRNTIGLIALIAAAVGFIFACIPGALIVGWILLPIAFVLGLVSLFLKGQVKWMGVTALILSIIGTIVGFAVFFSVVAASFDESFGAGETTVVEESDDAAAGDEAAAADEDAADAGTRESPFPIGSVIENDEWRVVVNSVTLAATDAVMGANQFNEAPAEGTEYIIVNYSATYIGDDADGQMPAFVSVEYVRADGTTVSGLDKIVTAPDPIDSMSTLYTDATATGNTAFEVPSDTAGQGVLAITPGMFGDKVFVAVQ; this is encoded by the coding sequence ATGGCTACACCAGAGCTCCCGACTCCCGGGCCACAGCAGACCACGCCTCAGCCGCAGCAACCGCCGCTCACGCAGCCAGAGTACGCCGCGCCCGTTCAGACACCGCCGGGGCCGCCGGCCCAGCCCGTGAAAGAGAAGCCGCGCCGGAACACCATCGGCCTCATCGCGCTCATCGCAGCCGCGGTCGGCTTCATCTTCGCCTGCATCCCCGGCGCCCTCATCGTCGGCTGGATCCTGTTGCCGATCGCTTTCGTTCTGGGGCTCGTCTCGCTCTTCCTCAAGGGCCAGGTCAAGTGGATGGGCGTCACAGCGCTGATCCTCTCCATCATCGGCACGATCGTTGGGTTCGCCGTCTTCTTCTCCGTCGTCGCAGCGTCTTTCGATGAATCGTTCGGCGCTGGTGAGACCACCGTTGTCGAGGAGTCTGATGATGCAGCTGCTGGCGACGAGGCAGCGGCAGCTGATGAGGACGCCGCCGACGCCGGAACTCGCGAGAGCCCGTTCCCGATCGGCTCGGTAATCGAGAACGACGAGTGGCGCGTCGTCGTCAACTCGGTCACGCTCGCCGCAACCGACGCAGTCATGGGCGCCAACCAGTTCAACGAGGCACCGGCCGAAGGTACCGAGTACATCATCGTGAATTACTCGGCCACCTACATCGGTGACGACGCTGATGGCCAGATGCCCGCCTTCGTCTCTGTCGAGTACGTCCGGGCCGACGGAACCACCGTCAGCGGCCTCGACAAGATCGTCACCGCGCCGGACCCGATCGACTCGATGAGCACGCTCTACACCGACGCCACCGCGACTGGCAACACCGCATTCGAGGTCCCGAGCGACACCGCTGGCCAGGGCGTCCTCGCCATCACGCCGGGCATGTTCGGCGACAAGGTCTTCGTCGCAGTCCAGTAA
- a CDS encoding DUF2637 domain-containing protein: MTVDSHSPETRIHPTEGGADPRTFAGTTKSSTNSAPARVPRLLTAVAAALVAGISMLAFVLSFEVLRDLASRSGIPAGIAWAWPLIVDGSIVTAMLVIFAWRGRSRRATVWPWVTLSGFAIVSVVGNGVHTAALYDPSQGISMGFAIFVGAIPPVGLLLSSEMLVRLLTPTEPPVAKLVSIDDVVMPASPVPVSSKVENSAAVAATVAAVTAPDTGTTRVGATVAIHDKPVAAAVTPDTTPDAVTVALITGATHVVTPTDPVARLHAVESIPADRAGQVNWIVSRAATGRDVTKATLSQLFEEAGKPLNDRTVLRRLADARKQAPDMLRASG, translated from the coding sequence ATGACCGTAGACTCACACTCCCCAGAAACAAGAATCCACCCCACGGAAGGCGGGGCGGATCCGAGAACGTTTGCCGGCACCACCAAGAGCTCTACCAATTCAGCTCCGGCTCGCGTCCCGCGTTTGCTAACCGCTGTGGCTGCGGCGTTAGTGGCGGGAATATCTATGCTGGCCTTCGTCCTCTCGTTTGAGGTGTTGCGTGACCTCGCGTCCCGCTCGGGTATTCCCGCGGGTATTGCGTGGGCGTGGCCGTTGATCGTGGATGGCAGCATCGTCACCGCGATGCTCGTGATCTTCGCCTGGCGCGGTCGTTCACGCCGTGCGACAGTGTGGCCGTGGGTCACGTTGTCGGGATTCGCCATCGTGTCAGTTGTTGGAAACGGTGTGCACACAGCAGCCCTGTACGACCCCAGCCAAGGCATCTCGATGGGGTTCGCAATCTTCGTGGGTGCCATCCCACCGGTTGGGCTGCTGCTATCCAGCGAGATGCTCGTGCGCCTGTTGACACCGACCGAACCGCCGGTCGCGAAACTCGTGTCAATCGACGACGTTGTCATGCCAGCGTCACCTGTACCAGTCAGCTCAAAGGTAGAGAATAGCGCTGCTGTCGCGGCCACTGTCGCAGCTGTCACCGCCCCCGACACTGGCACGACAAGGGTTGGCGCGACTGTCGCGATCCACGACAAACCTGTCGCTGCTGCTGTCACCCCTGACACAACACCTGACGCAGTGACTGTCGCTCTTATTACGGGCGCGACTCACGTTGTCACGCCTACGGATCCGGTAGCGCGCCTGCACGCAGTGGAGTCGATCCCGGCTGACCGGGCAGGACAGGTCAATTGGATCGTTTCGCGAGCCGCCACTGGGCGTGACGTGACAAAGGCAACTCTGTCGCAGCTTTTCGAGGAGGCAGGGAAGCCCCTGAACGACCGGACAGTGTTGCGTCGTCTCGCCGATGCTCGCAAGCAAGCTCCTGACATGTTGCGCGCCAGCGGGTGA
- a CDS encoding amino acid ABC transporter ATP-binding protein: MSERNQSMTVIEEANEMTDLPLHSSKHRESSSEVPAVSVAVVSGNAGAGSVRVEGVRKCFGPVEVLKGIDLRVAPGEVVCIIGPSGSGKSTLLRVINRLEEPDGGRVFIDDEEITGKGVDINAVRSRLGMVFQNFNLFPHMTVLANVTIALRQVKGISKAEAERIARDRLEDVGLAEKANSRPAQLSGGQQQRVAIARALAMQPELMLFDEVTSALDPELVKGVLDVMTNLAKGGMTMVVVTHEMGFARRVADRVVFMDQGKVVEAGSPEQLFDDPQSDRLKKFLAEVL, encoded by the coding sequence ATGAGTGAGCGTAACCAATCCATGACGGTTATTGAGGAGGCAAATGAAATGACCGACCTGCCACTGCACAGTAGCAAGCATCGCGAGTCGTCAAGCGAAGTACCAGCGGTCTCCGTGGCGGTCGTTTCGGGCAATGCGGGTGCCGGAAGCGTGCGGGTCGAAGGAGTCCGTAAGTGCTTCGGCCCAGTCGAGGTGCTCAAAGGAATCGACCTGCGTGTGGCTCCTGGGGAGGTTGTCTGTATCATCGGCCCTTCCGGATCCGGCAAGTCGACGCTACTCCGCGTGATCAACCGTCTTGAGGAGCCCGATGGTGGTCGGGTCTTTATCGATGACGAGGAGATCACCGGCAAAGGCGTTGATATCAACGCCGTCCGCAGCCGGCTGGGAATGGTGTTCCAGAACTTCAACCTTTTCCCGCACATGACCGTCCTGGCGAACGTCACCATCGCACTCCGACAGGTGAAAGGCATCAGCAAAGCGGAGGCCGAGCGGATCGCTCGCGACCGCCTGGAGGACGTTGGGCTCGCCGAGAAGGCGAATTCACGACCGGCCCAGCTTTCGGGCGGGCAGCAGCAGCGAGTGGCCATTGCCCGTGCACTCGCAATGCAGCCCGAACTCATGTTGTTCGACGAGGTCACATCGGCCCTCGACCCCGAGCTCGTCAAAGGTGTGCTTGACGTCATGACGAACCTCGCAAAAGGTGGCATGACCATGGTCGTCGTCACTCATGAAATGGGATTCGCGCGGAGAGTGGCAGACCGAGTGGTTTTCATGGACCAGGGGAAGGTCGTCGAGGCGGGAAGCCCCGAGCAGCTCTTCGACGACCCACAGTCGGATCGGCTCAAGAAGTTCCTCGCCGAGGTTCTCTAG
- a CDS encoding Gfo/Idh/MocA family oxidoreductase — translation MPADSRIVFAIVGSGWRAEFYLRVAQALPNRFEVCGVVARTEERRAEIVGSWHVPAFATIDDLLRARTPDFVVVAVVRPAAPGIVEDLAGRGVPVLGETPPAADMPALERLHQLNRRGSRIQVAEQYHLQPMLLAQLAIAKSGELGMVSQASLSICHDHHAVSLVRKFLDVGFENALITANEFVSPLVAGPDKVGDPDEERIVKSSRVTARLEYDGRLGLIDFAKEQYFSWIRANRLQVRGDRGEITDERVASLTDFRTPSWYPIERVDLGHGTNLEGLTLRGLMARGRWVYTNDFAPARLTDDELAIASCLVKMFEYAGGGDSFYGLAEAAQDQYTNLVIRRSITEKRAIRMTKQVWAPSF, via the coding sequence ATGCCCGCTGACTCGCGCATCGTTTTCGCAATCGTCGGCAGCGGCTGGCGAGCGGAGTTCTATCTCCGCGTAGCCCAAGCGTTACCCAACCGGTTCGAAGTTTGCGGCGTGGTGGCGCGTACCGAAGAGCGCCGCGCCGAGATCGTCGGGAGCTGGCACGTGCCAGCATTCGCGACAATCGATGATTTGTTGCGCGCGCGGACGCCCGATTTCGTCGTGGTAGCTGTGGTCCGCCCTGCAGCTCCCGGTATCGTCGAAGACCTTGCGGGACGAGGAGTCCCGGTTCTCGGTGAAACCCCACCGGCGGCCGATATGCCAGCCCTGGAACGCTTGCACCAGCTCAATCGTCGTGGTTCACGCATCCAGGTAGCCGAGCAGTACCACCTCCAACCGATGCTGCTCGCTCAGCTTGCGATCGCGAAATCAGGGGAGCTCGGCATGGTGAGCCAGGCTTCCCTGTCGATCTGTCATGACCATCATGCGGTCAGCCTCGTGCGGAAGTTCCTCGATGTGGGGTTCGAAAACGCGCTGATCACGGCAAACGAGTTCGTGTCGCCCCTCGTCGCGGGACCCGACAAGGTTGGGGATCCGGACGAAGAGCGGATTGTGAAATCCAGCCGGGTGACAGCTCGTCTCGAGTACGATGGCAGGCTCGGCCTTATCGATTTTGCCAAGGAACAGTACTTTTCGTGGATCCGGGCCAACCGACTGCAGGTGAGGGGAGACCGGGGCGAGATCACGGACGAGCGCGTGGCTTCACTGACAGACTTCCGCACGCCGTCGTGGTATCCGATTGAGCGTGTTGATCTGGGACACGGCACCAATCTTGAAGGTCTCACCCTACGCGGGCTGATGGCTCGCGGCCGCTGGGTCTACACGAACGACTTCGCTCCCGCCCGCCTCACCGACGACGAGCTTGCGATTGCCTCGTGCCTCGTGAAGATGTTCGAGTATGCCGGCGGTGGGGACTCGTTTTATGGATTGGCGGAAGCGGCTCAGGATCAGTACACGAATTTGGTGATCCGCAGATCCATCACTGAGAAGCGGGCGATACGCATGACAAAGCAGGTCTGGGCTCCTTCGTTCTAG
- a CDS encoding helix-turn-helix domain-containing protein, with protein sequence MVARRSPARTRMLQELGTNITRWRKLQGLSASQLALRAHVTRETLRNIETGTGTPKIDSLLAVLTSLGMANTVVASSSPWNSTAGRALMDEHIGMADQPLAPAPAGRSVSPRPNAPFQHRIERVTYELHRAVAKRLIEDSDAVISRVPEQVERMRPDAVGGAHALLDEWIELTHASVGDIINVMLADDEHAKEMRQMSPFIGVLPEEERLEAIARAAGTVA encoded by the coding sequence ATGGTCGCGAGACGTTCACCAGCACGAACCCGGATGCTCCAAGAACTGGGCACGAACATCACCCGCTGGCGCAAGCTCCAAGGGCTCAGCGCCTCACAGCTCGCTCTCCGAGCCCACGTCACCCGCGAGACGCTCCGCAACATCGAGACCGGCACTGGCACCCCGAAGATCGACTCGCTCCTCGCTGTGCTCACATCGCTTGGCATGGCCAACACGGTTGTCGCCAGCTCGAGCCCCTGGAACTCGACCGCAGGACGAGCCCTGATGGACGAGCACATCGGAATGGCCGACCAGCCGCTCGCGCCTGCTCCGGCTGGTCGGTCCGTGAGTCCGCGACCGAACGCGCCGTTCCAGCATCGCATCGAGCGCGTCACGTACGAGCTTCATCGGGCCGTGGCGAAGCGCCTGATCGAAGATAGTGACGCGGTCATATCGCGCGTTCCCGAGCAGGTCGAGCGCATGCGCCCAGACGCGGTGGGCGGAGCACACGCCCTCCTTGATGAGTGGATCGAACTCACGCATGCCTCGGTCGGCGACATCATCAACGTCATGCTTGCAGACGACGAACACGCGAAGGAGATGCGACAGATGTCACCCTTCATTGGGGTGCTTCCGGAGGAGGAACGACTCGAAGCGATCGCTCGAGCAGCTGGAACGGTTGCGTGA
- a CDS encoding relaxase/mobilization nuclease domain-containing protein, whose amino-acid sequence MAVIMASPTRSSAALVNYVLADKKDQRGERYVMASGVGGLLVSVADKQMRDVRKKFNKDKAGAYVQAYHVIESFGKDELLPDSPDSWLTAQKLGRALAEDRFPGRQVLVVTQRDGKTGCIHNHLVINSIETKTGKSLNSSIVMHSRLVEAHERVLESEGFEQRADLKQAFSDATERRERGEPSGMRRAHSVQHSELREFQRHIQWEVNNEIADEFGFPHDPEPFSATVLKHCIGRALTDPAATDWASFVEAGRTYGVRIEQRGKKGRGISYGMLREQPDGTLAEPSSSARRRCATLGADFEMDAVEEALARNGALVQAQALLVPVIATVSPSVPPTPQHKPAARMTSMNERMLAALEEVGKQAEANTQRMIADYIMDKTSATAVQKPAVTPPQSAEQLPDTPSPSNTGEADEAQEVAQSTLWVSGAGDATTTVLAAPDAPDDSDNSDNSDNSDKLRKINARSRRLGLPPVSAAQHAERKALTPEQRKRRLERAAWFDDATPATALSKHGPELGD is encoded by the coding sequence ATGGCGGTCATCATGGCGAGCCCAACGCGCAGCAGCGCTGCACTAGTCAACTATGTCCTCGCCGACAAGAAGGACCAGCGGGGCGAGCGATACGTCATGGCTTCCGGTGTCGGCGGGTTGCTCGTGTCAGTTGCTGACAAGCAGATGCGCGATGTGCGCAAGAAGTTCAACAAGGACAAAGCCGGCGCCTACGTGCAGGCGTACCACGTGATCGAATCGTTCGGCAAGGACGAGCTCCTGCCCGACTCACCCGACTCCTGGCTGACCGCGCAAAAACTCGGGAGGGCTCTCGCCGAAGACAGGTTCCCTGGACGGCAAGTGCTCGTTGTCACTCAGCGTGATGGCAAGACCGGGTGCATTCACAATCATCTGGTCATTAACAGCATCGAAACCAAGACGGGCAAGAGCCTCAACAGCAGCATCGTCATGCATTCCCGCCTCGTCGAAGCTCATGAGCGAGTTCTCGAGTCCGAAGGGTTCGAGCAGCGCGCAGATCTCAAGCAGGCGTTCTCTGACGCAACCGAGCGCCGAGAGCGCGGCGAGCCGAGTGGCATGCGAAGAGCGCACTCTGTTCAGCACAGCGAGCTTCGCGAGTTCCAGCGCCACATCCAGTGGGAGGTCAACAACGAGATCGCCGACGAGTTCGGGTTTCCACACGATCCAGAGCCGTTCAGCGCGACAGTTCTCAAGCACTGCATCGGGCGGGCTCTTACGGATCCTGCTGCGACTGACTGGGCTAGCTTCGTCGAGGCCGGCCGAACTTACGGCGTGCGCATTGAGCAGCGAGGCAAGAAGGGCCGTGGAATCTCTTATGGCATGCTCCGCGAGCAGCCCGACGGCACACTCGCCGAACCCTCATCGAGCGCCCGGCGACGGTGCGCAACGCTCGGCGCAGACTTCGAGATGGACGCTGTGGAGGAGGCTCTGGCGCGCAATGGTGCGTTGGTGCAAGCACAGGCTTTGCTCGTGCCTGTCATTGCCACAGTGTCGCCGTCGGTCCCGCCAACCCCACAGCACAAGCCGGCGGCGCGGATGACATCGATGAATGAGCGGATGCTGGCCGCGCTGGAGGAGGTCGGCAAACAAGCTGAGGCCAACACACAACGCATGATCGCTGACTACATCATGGATAAGACTTCGGCGACGGCGGTGCAGAAGCCCGCCGTCACCCCTCCGCAGTCCGCCGAGCAGCTTCCCGACACTCCATCGCCTTCGAATACCGGCGAAGCTGACGAAGCCCAGGAAGTCGCCCAATCGACTCTCTGGGTCTCAGGTGCGGGTGACGCCACCACGACTGTCTTGGCCGCCCCAGACGCCCCAGACGACTCAGACAACTCAGACAACTCAGACAACTCAGACAAGCTTCGCAAGATCAACGCGCGTAGCCGTCGCTTAGGCCTACCGCCGGTGTCGGCTGCGCAACACGCAGAACGCAAAGCGCTGACACCTGAGCAACGCAAGCGGAGACTCGAACGTGCCGCGTGGTTCGACGACGCCACGCCCGCCACCGCGCTTAGCAAGCATGGCCCCGAACTCGGCGACTGA